A window from Theobroma cacao cultivar B97-61/B2 chromosome 3, Criollo_cocoa_genome_V2, whole genome shotgun sequence encodes these proteins:
- the LOC18606652 gene encoding protein SPA1-RELATED 2 isoform X3, with protein MQQKRNILLNEVCIYSMDGGLSDEVAPIDAAEGTHLQGKEVEYLMKPDNCNMLESREVVIPDEVNTIESSFQVLGNMLEGKKVNRSIGPVNVSEHGCSSPRTIDDANDMVEELTVRNYNGSNLPMVGTSNNRERMQMRQNHWQHFYQLVGGSGSGGSCGNRDNSQAMPSMSQDVGYASFLEFLGQKPLSDGRNEATEHLMSGDIIEVSGSQLSHGGIKTKILSKSGFSEFFVKTTLKGKGVICRGPSHDASRVEPRDQNNTKSTEGTMVAPTAPLKAAGSPVVASNTSLILVNKAVMTSSSYGIMGPRAGECDRDGMNLREWLKAQCHKAKKSECLYIFKQIVDLVDYSHSQGVILHDLRPSFFKLLQPKQVKYIGSGVQKGLLDTVLDKDIPPSENFLIRRRPMEQGMISSVGLCAKKQRFNENKNSTRWPLFHSRAGPKIETVNNTQFSHNESSEHCFNTELSNSGSPYASNSAQQQSISVNEQLEEKWYASPEELNEGVCTISSNIYSLGVLLFELLGHFESERAHAAAMLDLRHRIFPPTFLSENLKEAGFCLRLLHPEPSLRPTTRDILQSEVINGFQEVIAEELSSSIIQDDTESELLLHFLSLLKEQQQKHASKLMEDISCLEADIEEVERRRCSRKPLTYSSCNVRECRHLGKEPPISEVHSGLYQLSSASEMRLMRNINHLETAYFSMRSRVQFRETDSMTRPDKDLLENRENWHSAQNNEEIPNPTDSLGAFFDGLCKYARYSKFEVCGILRSGEFNNSANVICSLSFDRDEDYFAAAGVSKKIKIFEFNALFNDSVDIHYPVIEMSNKSKLSCVCWNNYIKNYLASTDYDGLVKLWDASTGQAVSHFIEHEKRAWSVDFSRVYPTKLASGSDDCSVKLWSISEKSCLGTIRNIANVCCVQFSAHSTHLLAFGSADYKTYCYDLRNTRAPWCVLGGHDKAVSYVKFLDSETVVTASTDNTLKLWDLNKTSSAGLSLNACSLTFRGHTNEKNFVGLSAADGYIACGSETNEVCAYYRSLPMPITSHKFGSIDPISGKETDDDNGLFVSSVCWRGKSDMVVAANSSGCIKVLQMV; from the exons ATGCAGCAAAAGAGGAACATATTACTGAATGAAGTTTGCATCTATAGTATGGATGGAGGACTATCTGACGAAGTAGCTCCAATAGATGCGGCTGAGGGGACTCACCTCCAGGGTAAAGAGGTTGAGTATTTGATGAAACCTGACAACTGCAACATGTTGGAGTCCCGAGAAGTGGTGATACCGGATGAGGTTAATACTATTGAGAGCTCATTCCAAGTTCTTGGAAATATGTTGGAAGGTAAGAAAGTAAATAGGAGTATAGGTCCTGTAAATGTATCAGAACATGGATGTAGTAGCCCTCGCACTATTGATGATGCAAATGACATGGTTGAAGAGTTAACTGTGAGAAATTACAATGGTTCTAACTTACCCATGGTTGGTACATCAAATAATAGAGAAAGAATGCAGATGAGACAGAACCATTGGCAGCATTTTTATCAGTTGGTGGGTGGATCAGGAAGTGGGGGTTCATGTGGCAACCGGGACAACAGTCAGGCAATGCCAAGTATGTCACAGGATGTAGGGTATGCatcttttcttgaatttttggGTCAGAAACCTTTGAGTGATGGGCGGAATGAAGCGACAGAACATTTGATGAGTGGTGATATTATTGAGGTTTCGGGCAGTCAGCTATCTCATGGAGGTATTAAGACAAAGATTCTATCAAAATCAGGATTTTCTGAATTTTTTGTCAAAACTACATTGAAAGGGAAAGGAGTTATATGTAGAGGTCCATCTCATGATGCCTCAAGAGTTGAGCCTAGAGATCAGAATAACACAAAATCTACTGAGGGAACTATGGTGGCTCCTACTGCTCCACTGAAGGCTGCCGGAAGCCCTGTGGTGGCTTCGAATACGTCACTGATCTTGGTTAACAAAGCCGTTATGACTTCTTCTTCCTATGGGATCATGGGGCCAAGGGCTGGTGAGTGTGATCGTGATGGAATGAACTTGAGAGAATGGCTGAAAGCACAGTGCCATAAAGCAAAAAAATCGGAGTGCTTGTATATATTCAAACAAATTGTGGATCTGGTTGATTATTCTCACTCTCAAGGAGTTATCTTGCATGATTTGCGCCCATCTTTCTTCAAGTTGCTGCAACCTAAACAGGTTAAATATATTGGTTCAGGTGTCCAAAAAGGACTACTAGATACTGTCTTGGATAAAGATATCCCCCCCTCAGAGAACTTTCTGATTAGGAGAAGACCAATGGAGCAGGGGATGATTTCATCAGTTGGCCTCTGTGCTAAAAAGCAGAGgttcaatgaaaataaaaactcgACACGATGGCCTCTCTTTCATTCTAGAGCTGGACCCAAAATTGAAACTGTAAATAATACCCAATTTTCTCACAATGAATCTAGTGAGCATTGTTTTAATACAGAACTTAGCAATTCTGGCAGCCCTTATGCATCTAATTCAGCTCAGCAGCAGTCAATCTCTGTGAATGAGCAGTTGGAAGAGAAGTGGTATGCAAGTCCGGAGGAACTTAATGAAGGAGTTTGcacaatttcatcaaatatttaCAGTTTGGGCGTGCTGCTTTTTGAG TTACTTGGTCATTTTGAATCTGAGAGAGCACATGCTGCAGCAATGTTAGATCTACGTCATAGGATTTTTCCTCCAACTTTTCTGTCAGAAAATCTCAAGGAAGCTGGATTTTGTCTTCGGCTACTTCATCCAGAACCTTCTTTACGCCCAACAACCAG GGATATCCTACAATCTGAAGTAATTAATGGATTCCAGGAAGTAATTGCAGAAGAATTATCATCATCCATTATCCAAGATGATACCGAATCAGAGCTATTATTGCATTTCCTTAGTTTATTAAAAGAGCAACAGCAGAAGCATGCCTCAAAATTAATGGAGGATATTTCATGCCTAGAAGCAGACATTGAAGAGGTTGAGAGAAGGCGCTGTTCCAGAAAACCTTTAACTTATTCTTCCTGTAATGTGAGAGAATGTAGGCACCTTGGCAAAGAACCTCCAATTTCAGAGGTGCATTCTGGTTTATACCAGCTTTCCAGTGCCAGTGAAATGAGGTTAATGAGAAATATCAATCACCTCGAAACTGCTTATTTCTCTATGAGATCAAGAGTCCAGTTTCGTGAGACTGATTCAATGACACGGCCAGATAAGGATTTACTTGAAAATCGTGAGAACTGGCATTCGGCTCAAAACAATGAAGAAATACCAAATCCTACTGATAGTCTTGGGGCCTTCTTTGATGGTTTGTGCAAGTATGCTCGATATAGCAAGTTTGAAGTCTGTGGGATACTGAGAAGTGGGGAGTTCAACAACTCTGCAAATGTAATCTGTTCTTTGAGTTTTGACCGTGATGAGGATTATTTTGCCGCTGCTGGGGTCTCTAAGAAAATTAAGatatttgagtttaatgcactCTTTAATGACTCTGTTGATATTCATTATCCAGTCATTGAGATGTCAAACAAATCAAAGCTTAGCTGTGTTTGCTGGAACAACTATATCAAGAACTATCTGGCTTCAACTGACTATGACGGTCTGGTCAAG TTATGGGATGCAAGCACTGGTCAAGCTGTCTCTCATTTTATTGAGCATGAAAAGAGAGCTTGGTCTGTGGACTTTTCTCGGGTGTATCCAACAAAATTAGCTAGTGGCAGTGATGATTGTTCTGTGAAACTATGGAGCATTAGTGAG AAAAGCTGCTTAGGAACCATCCGGAATATTGCAAATGTCTGCTGCGTTCAGTTTTCTGCCCACTCCACTCATTTACTGGCATTTGGATCTGCGGATTACAAAACATATTGTTATGATCTTCGGAATACCAGAGCACCATGGTGTGTTCTTGGTGGCCATGATAAAGCTGTGAGCTATGTGAAATTCCTGGACTCAGAAACTGTAGTTACTGCTTCCACTGACAACACATTGAAACTTTGGGACCTCAATAAAACCAGTAGTGCTGGCCTGTCCCTTAATGCTTGCAGCTTAACGTTTCGTGGACATACTAATGAGAAG AACTTTGTGGGTTTATCCGCTGCTGATGGTTATATAGCTTGTGGTTCAGAAACAAATGAG GTTTGTGCTTACTATAGATCTCTGCCTATGCCAATCACTTCACATAAATTTGGGTCGATTGATCCTATTTCTGGGAAAGAGACTGATGATGACAACGGGCTGTTTGTATCAAGTGTCTGCTGGAGAGGGAAATCAGACATGGTTGTCGCTGCAAATTCTAGTGGATGTATTAAAGTGTTGCAGATGGTCTAA
- the LOC18606652 gene encoding protein SPA1-RELATED 2 isoform X2 produces the protein MDGGLSDEVAPIDAAEGTHLQGKEVEYLMKPDNCNMLESREVVIPDEVNTIESSFQVLGNMLEGKKVNRSIGPVNVSEHGCSSPRTIDDANDMVEELTVRNYNGSNLPMVGTSNNRERMQMRQNHWQHFYQLVGGSGSGGSCGNRDNSQAMPSMSQDVGYASFLEFLGQKPLSDGRNEATEHLMSGDIIEVSGSQLSHGGIKTKILSKSGFSEFFVKTTLKGKGVICRGPSHDASRVEPRDQNNTKSTEGTMVAPTAPLKAAGSPVVASNTSLILVNKAVMTSSSYGIMGPRAGECDRDGMNLREWLKAQCHKAKKSECLYIFKQIVDLVDYSHSQGVILHDLRPSFFKLLQPKQVKYIGSGVQKGLLDTVLDKDIPPSENFLIRRRPMEQGMISSVGLCAKKQRFNENKNSTRWPLFHSRAGPKIETVNNTQFSHNESSEHCFNTELSNSGSPYASNSAQQQSISVNEQLEEKWYASPEELNEGVCTISSNIYSLGVLLFELLGHFESERAHAAAMLDLRHRIFPPTFLSENLKEAGFCLRLLHPEPSLRPTTRDILQSEVINGFQEVIAEELSSSIIQDDTESELLLHFLSLLKEQQQKHASKLMEDISCLEADIEEVERRRCSRKPLTYSSCNVRECRHLGKEPPISEVHSGLYQLSSASEMRLMRNINHLETAYFSMRSRVQFRETDSMTRPDKDLLENRENWHSAQNNEEIPNPTDSLGAFFDGLCKYARYSKFEVCGILRSGEFNNSANVICSLSFDRDEDYFAAAGVSKKIKIFEFNALFNDSVDIHYPVIEMSNKSKLSCVCWNNYIKNYLASTDYDGLVKLWDASTGQAVSHFIEHEKRAWSVDFSRVYPTKLASGSDDCSVKLWSISEKSCLGTIRNIANVCCVQFSAHSTHLLAFGSADYKTYCYDLRNTRAPWCVLGGHDKAVSYVKFLDSETVVTASTDNTLKLWDLNKTSSAGLSLNACSLTFRGHTNEKVGFCLWKIVFCSYYISTLTRLLSSFVFGLTFHLLLQNFVGLSAADGYIACGSETNEVCAYYRSLPMPITSHKFGSIDPISGKETDDDNGLFVSSVCWRGKSDMVVAANSSGCIKVLQMV, from the exons ATGGATGGAGGACTATCTGACGAAGTAGCTCCAATAGATGCGGCTGAGGGGACTCACCTCCAGGGTAAAGAGGTTGAGTATTTGATGAAACCTGACAACTGCAACATGTTGGAGTCCCGAGAAGTGGTGATACCGGATGAGGTTAATACTATTGAGAGCTCATTCCAAGTTCTTGGAAATATGTTGGAAGGTAAGAAAGTAAATAGGAGTATAGGTCCTGTAAATGTATCAGAACATGGATGTAGTAGCCCTCGCACTATTGATGATGCAAATGACATGGTTGAAGAGTTAACTGTGAGAAATTACAATGGTTCTAACTTACCCATGGTTGGTACATCAAATAATAGAGAAAGAATGCAGATGAGACAGAACCATTGGCAGCATTTTTATCAGTTGGTGGGTGGATCAGGAAGTGGGGGTTCATGTGGCAACCGGGACAACAGTCAGGCAATGCCAAGTATGTCACAGGATGTAGGGTATGCatcttttcttgaatttttggGTCAGAAACCTTTGAGTGATGGGCGGAATGAAGCGACAGAACATTTGATGAGTGGTGATATTATTGAGGTTTCGGGCAGTCAGCTATCTCATGGAGGTATTAAGACAAAGATTCTATCAAAATCAGGATTTTCTGAATTTTTTGTCAAAACTACATTGAAAGGGAAAGGAGTTATATGTAGAGGTCCATCTCATGATGCCTCAAGAGTTGAGCCTAGAGATCAGAATAACACAAAATCTACTGAGGGAACTATGGTGGCTCCTACTGCTCCACTGAAGGCTGCCGGAAGCCCTGTGGTGGCTTCGAATACGTCACTGATCTTGGTTAACAAAGCCGTTATGACTTCTTCTTCCTATGGGATCATGGGGCCAAGGGCTGGTGAGTGTGATCGTGATGGAATGAACTTGAGAGAATGGCTGAAAGCACAGTGCCATAAAGCAAAAAAATCGGAGTGCTTGTATATATTCAAACAAATTGTGGATCTGGTTGATTATTCTCACTCTCAAGGAGTTATCTTGCATGATTTGCGCCCATCTTTCTTCAAGTTGCTGCAACCTAAACAGGTTAAATATATTGGTTCAGGTGTCCAAAAAGGACTACTAGATACTGTCTTGGATAAAGATATCCCCCCCTCAGAGAACTTTCTGATTAGGAGAAGACCAATGGAGCAGGGGATGATTTCATCAGTTGGCCTCTGTGCTAAAAAGCAGAGgttcaatgaaaataaaaactcgACACGATGGCCTCTCTTTCATTCTAGAGCTGGACCCAAAATTGAAACTGTAAATAATACCCAATTTTCTCACAATGAATCTAGTGAGCATTGTTTTAATACAGAACTTAGCAATTCTGGCAGCCCTTATGCATCTAATTCAGCTCAGCAGCAGTCAATCTCTGTGAATGAGCAGTTGGAAGAGAAGTGGTATGCAAGTCCGGAGGAACTTAATGAAGGAGTTTGcacaatttcatcaaatatttaCAGTTTGGGCGTGCTGCTTTTTGAG TTACTTGGTCATTTTGAATCTGAGAGAGCACATGCTGCAGCAATGTTAGATCTACGTCATAGGATTTTTCCTCCAACTTTTCTGTCAGAAAATCTCAAGGAAGCTGGATTTTGTCTTCGGCTACTTCATCCAGAACCTTCTTTACGCCCAACAACCAG GGATATCCTACAATCTGAAGTAATTAATGGATTCCAGGAAGTAATTGCAGAAGAATTATCATCATCCATTATCCAAGATGATACCGAATCAGAGCTATTATTGCATTTCCTTAGTTTATTAAAAGAGCAACAGCAGAAGCATGCCTCAAAATTAATGGAGGATATTTCATGCCTAGAAGCAGACATTGAAGAGGTTGAGAGAAGGCGCTGTTCCAGAAAACCTTTAACTTATTCTTCCTGTAATGTGAGAGAATGTAGGCACCTTGGCAAAGAACCTCCAATTTCAGAGGTGCATTCTGGTTTATACCAGCTTTCCAGTGCCAGTGAAATGAGGTTAATGAGAAATATCAATCACCTCGAAACTGCTTATTTCTCTATGAGATCAAGAGTCCAGTTTCGTGAGACTGATTCAATGACACGGCCAGATAAGGATTTACTTGAAAATCGTGAGAACTGGCATTCGGCTCAAAACAATGAAGAAATACCAAATCCTACTGATAGTCTTGGGGCCTTCTTTGATGGTTTGTGCAAGTATGCTCGATATAGCAAGTTTGAAGTCTGTGGGATACTGAGAAGTGGGGAGTTCAACAACTCTGCAAATGTAATCTGTTCTTTGAGTTTTGACCGTGATGAGGATTATTTTGCCGCTGCTGGGGTCTCTAAGAAAATTAAGatatttgagtttaatgcactCTTTAATGACTCTGTTGATATTCATTATCCAGTCATTGAGATGTCAAACAAATCAAAGCTTAGCTGTGTTTGCTGGAACAACTATATCAAGAACTATCTGGCTTCAACTGACTATGACGGTCTGGTCAAG TTATGGGATGCAAGCACTGGTCAAGCTGTCTCTCATTTTATTGAGCATGAAAAGAGAGCTTGGTCTGTGGACTTTTCTCGGGTGTATCCAACAAAATTAGCTAGTGGCAGTGATGATTGTTCTGTGAAACTATGGAGCATTAGTGAG AAAAGCTGCTTAGGAACCATCCGGAATATTGCAAATGTCTGCTGCGTTCAGTTTTCTGCCCACTCCACTCATTTACTGGCATTTGGATCTGCGGATTACAAAACATATTGTTATGATCTTCGGAATACCAGAGCACCATGGTGTGTTCTTGGTGGCCATGATAAAGCTGTGAGCTATGTGAAATTCCTGGACTCAGAAACTGTAGTTACTGCTTCCACTGACAACACATTGAAACTTTGGGACCTCAATAAAACCAGTAGTGCTGGCCTGTCCCTTAATGCTTGCAGCTTAACGTTTCGTGGACATACTAATGAGAAGGTTGGCTTTTGCCTCTGGAAAATagttttttgttcttattataTCTCAACTCTGACAAGACTTTTGTCTTCGTTTGTGTTTGGTTTGACTTTTCACCTGCTTCTCCAGAACTTTGTGGGTTTATCCGCTGCTGATGGTTATATAGCTTGTGGTTCAGAAACAAATGAG GTTTGTGCTTACTATAGATCTCTGCCTATGCCAATCACTTCACATAAATTTGGGTCGATTGATCCTATTTCTGGGAAAGAGACTGATGATGACAACGGGCTGTTTGTATCAAGTGTCTGCTGGAGAGGGAAATCAGACATGGTTGTCGCTGCAAATTCTAGTGGATGTATTAAAGTGTTGCAGATGGTCTAA
- the LOC18606652 gene encoding protein SPA1-RELATED 2 isoform X1 — MQQKRNILLNEVCIYSMDGGLSDEVAPIDAAEGTHLQGKEVEYLMKPDNCNMLESREVVIPDEVNTIESSFQVLGNMLEGKKVNRSIGPVNVSEHGCSSPRTIDDANDMVEELTVRNYNGSNLPMVGTSNNRERMQMRQNHWQHFYQLVGGSGSGGSCGNRDNSQAMPSMSQDVGYASFLEFLGQKPLSDGRNEATEHLMSGDIIEVSGSQLSHGGIKTKILSKSGFSEFFVKTTLKGKGVICRGPSHDASRVEPRDQNNTKSTEGTMVAPTAPLKAAGSPVVASNTSLILVNKAVMTSSSYGIMGPRAGECDRDGMNLREWLKAQCHKAKKSECLYIFKQIVDLVDYSHSQGVILHDLRPSFFKLLQPKQVKYIGSGVQKGLLDTVLDKDIPPSENFLIRRRPMEQGMISSVGLCAKKQRFNENKNSTRWPLFHSRAGPKIETVNNTQFSHNESSEHCFNTELSNSGSPYASNSAQQQSISVNEQLEEKWYASPEELNEGVCTISSNIYSLGVLLFELLGHFESERAHAAAMLDLRHRIFPPTFLSENLKEAGFCLRLLHPEPSLRPTTRDILQSEVINGFQEVIAEELSSSIIQDDTESELLLHFLSLLKEQQQKHASKLMEDISCLEADIEEVERRRCSRKPLTYSSCNVRECRHLGKEPPISEVHSGLYQLSSASEMRLMRNINHLETAYFSMRSRVQFRETDSMTRPDKDLLENRENWHSAQNNEEIPNPTDSLGAFFDGLCKYARYSKFEVCGILRSGEFNNSANVICSLSFDRDEDYFAAAGVSKKIKIFEFNALFNDSVDIHYPVIEMSNKSKLSCVCWNNYIKNYLASTDYDGLVKLWDASTGQAVSHFIEHEKRAWSVDFSRVYPTKLASGSDDCSVKLWSISEKSCLGTIRNIANVCCVQFSAHSTHLLAFGSADYKTYCYDLRNTRAPWCVLGGHDKAVSYVKFLDSETVVTASTDNTLKLWDLNKTSSAGLSLNACSLTFRGHTNEKVGFCLWKIVFCSYYISTLTRLLSSFVFGLTFHLLLQNFVGLSAADGYIACGSETNEVCAYYRSLPMPITSHKFGSIDPISGKETDDDNGLFVSSVCWRGKSDMVVAANSSGCIKVLQMV; from the exons ATGCAGCAAAAGAGGAACATATTACTGAATGAAGTTTGCATCTATAGTATGGATGGAGGACTATCTGACGAAGTAGCTCCAATAGATGCGGCTGAGGGGACTCACCTCCAGGGTAAAGAGGTTGAGTATTTGATGAAACCTGACAACTGCAACATGTTGGAGTCCCGAGAAGTGGTGATACCGGATGAGGTTAATACTATTGAGAGCTCATTCCAAGTTCTTGGAAATATGTTGGAAGGTAAGAAAGTAAATAGGAGTATAGGTCCTGTAAATGTATCAGAACATGGATGTAGTAGCCCTCGCACTATTGATGATGCAAATGACATGGTTGAAGAGTTAACTGTGAGAAATTACAATGGTTCTAACTTACCCATGGTTGGTACATCAAATAATAGAGAAAGAATGCAGATGAGACAGAACCATTGGCAGCATTTTTATCAGTTGGTGGGTGGATCAGGAAGTGGGGGTTCATGTGGCAACCGGGACAACAGTCAGGCAATGCCAAGTATGTCACAGGATGTAGGGTATGCatcttttcttgaatttttggGTCAGAAACCTTTGAGTGATGGGCGGAATGAAGCGACAGAACATTTGATGAGTGGTGATATTATTGAGGTTTCGGGCAGTCAGCTATCTCATGGAGGTATTAAGACAAAGATTCTATCAAAATCAGGATTTTCTGAATTTTTTGTCAAAACTACATTGAAAGGGAAAGGAGTTATATGTAGAGGTCCATCTCATGATGCCTCAAGAGTTGAGCCTAGAGATCAGAATAACACAAAATCTACTGAGGGAACTATGGTGGCTCCTACTGCTCCACTGAAGGCTGCCGGAAGCCCTGTGGTGGCTTCGAATACGTCACTGATCTTGGTTAACAAAGCCGTTATGACTTCTTCTTCCTATGGGATCATGGGGCCAAGGGCTGGTGAGTGTGATCGTGATGGAATGAACTTGAGAGAATGGCTGAAAGCACAGTGCCATAAAGCAAAAAAATCGGAGTGCTTGTATATATTCAAACAAATTGTGGATCTGGTTGATTATTCTCACTCTCAAGGAGTTATCTTGCATGATTTGCGCCCATCTTTCTTCAAGTTGCTGCAACCTAAACAGGTTAAATATATTGGTTCAGGTGTCCAAAAAGGACTACTAGATACTGTCTTGGATAAAGATATCCCCCCCTCAGAGAACTTTCTGATTAGGAGAAGACCAATGGAGCAGGGGATGATTTCATCAGTTGGCCTCTGTGCTAAAAAGCAGAGgttcaatgaaaataaaaactcgACACGATGGCCTCTCTTTCATTCTAGAGCTGGACCCAAAATTGAAACTGTAAATAATACCCAATTTTCTCACAATGAATCTAGTGAGCATTGTTTTAATACAGAACTTAGCAATTCTGGCAGCCCTTATGCATCTAATTCAGCTCAGCAGCAGTCAATCTCTGTGAATGAGCAGTTGGAAGAGAAGTGGTATGCAAGTCCGGAGGAACTTAATGAAGGAGTTTGcacaatttcatcaaatatttaCAGTTTGGGCGTGCTGCTTTTTGAG TTACTTGGTCATTTTGAATCTGAGAGAGCACATGCTGCAGCAATGTTAGATCTACGTCATAGGATTTTTCCTCCAACTTTTCTGTCAGAAAATCTCAAGGAAGCTGGATTTTGTCTTCGGCTACTTCATCCAGAACCTTCTTTACGCCCAACAACCAG GGATATCCTACAATCTGAAGTAATTAATGGATTCCAGGAAGTAATTGCAGAAGAATTATCATCATCCATTATCCAAGATGATACCGAATCAGAGCTATTATTGCATTTCCTTAGTTTATTAAAAGAGCAACAGCAGAAGCATGCCTCAAAATTAATGGAGGATATTTCATGCCTAGAAGCAGACATTGAAGAGGTTGAGAGAAGGCGCTGTTCCAGAAAACCTTTAACTTATTCTTCCTGTAATGTGAGAGAATGTAGGCACCTTGGCAAAGAACCTCCAATTTCAGAGGTGCATTCTGGTTTATACCAGCTTTCCAGTGCCAGTGAAATGAGGTTAATGAGAAATATCAATCACCTCGAAACTGCTTATTTCTCTATGAGATCAAGAGTCCAGTTTCGTGAGACTGATTCAATGACACGGCCAGATAAGGATTTACTTGAAAATCGTGAGAACTGGCATTCGGCTCAAAACAATGAAGAAATACCAAATCCTACTGATAGTCTTGGGGCCTTCTTTGATGGTTTGTGCAAGTATGCTCGATATAGCAAGTTTGAAGTCTGTGGGATACTGAGAAGTGGGGAGTTCAACAACTCTGCAAATGTAATCTGTTCTTTGAGTTTTGACCGTGATGAGGATTATTTTGCCGCTGCTGGGGTCTCTAAGAAAATTAAGatatttgagtttaatgcactCTTTAATGACTCTGTTGATATTCATTATCCAGTCATTGAGATGTCAAACAAATCAAAGCTTAGCTGTGTTTGCTGGAACAACTATATCAAGAACTATCTGGCTTCAACTGACTATGACGGTCTGGTCAAG TTATGGGATGCAAGCACTGGTCAAGCTGTCTCTCATTTTATTGAGCATGAAAAGAGAGCTTGGTCTGTGGACTTTTCTCGGGTGTATCCAACAAAATTAGCTAGTGGCAGTGATGATTGTTCTGTGAAACTATGGAGCATTAGTGAG AAAAGCTGCTTAGGAACCATCCGGAATATTGCAAATGTCTGCTGCGTTCAGTTTTCTGCCCACTCCACTCATTTACTGGCATTTGGATCTGCGGATTACAAAACATATTGTTATGATCTTCGGAATACCAGAGCACCATGGTGTGTTCTTGGTGGCCATGATAAAGCTGTGAGCTATGTGAAATTCCTGGACTCAGAAACTGTAGTTACTGCTTCCACTGACAACACATTGAAACTTTGGGACCTCAATAAAACCAGTAGTGCTGGCCTGTCCCTTAATGCTTGCAGCTTAACGTTTCGTGGACATACTAATGAGAAGGTTGGCTTTTGCCTCTGGAAAATagttttttgttcttattataTCTCAACTCTGACAAGACTTTTGTCTTCGTTTGTGTTTGGTTTGACTTTTCACCTGCTTCTCCAGAACTTTGTGGGTTTATCCGCTGCTGATGGTTATATAGCTTGTGGTTCAGAAACAAATGAG GTTTGTGCTTACTATAGATCTCTGCCTATGCCAATCACTTCACATAAATTTGGGTCGATTGATCCTATTTCTGGGAAAGAGACTGATGATGACAACGGGCTGTTTGTATCAAGTGTCTGCTGGAGAGGGAAATCAGACATGGTTGTCGCTGCAAATTCTAGTGGATGTATTAAAGTGTTGCAGATGGTCTAA